Proteins encoded in a region of the Streptomyces sp. NBC_01298 genome:
- the trpS gene encoding tryptophan--tRNA ligase, whose protein sequence is MSTHAPEGPTAPDLSVARRRSAELEERIAADPGSFRVLTGDRPTGRLHLGHYFGTLQGRVRLQDLGVDTFVIVADYQVLTDRDVADRLGEHVEELVLDYLAAGIDPERSTVFAHSVLPALNQLLLPFLSLVSVAELRRNPTVKDEIAHSRQASVSGLMFTYPVHQAADILFCKAGVVPVGQDQLPHLEVTRTIARRFNERYGANGPVFPEPEALLSAAPLLLGTDGTKMSKSRGNAITLSATADETARLLKGAKTDAVRRITYDPAARPEVSSLVLLAALCQDRDPQTLAEEIGDGGAAQLKKVATEAVNEHLAPLRTRRTQLAADRGHVREVLRRGNERANAVAETTLAEVRAAMGMAY, encoded by the coding sequence ATGAGCACGCATGCCCCAGAGGGCCCCACCGCCCCGGACCTCTCCGTCGCGCGTCGGCGCAGTGCCGAGCTGGAGGAGCGGATCGCCGCCGATCCGGGGAGCTTCCGGGTCCTGACCGGCGACCGGCCGACCGGGCGGCTGCACCTCGGGCACTACTTCGGGACCCTGCAGGGCCGGGTACGGCTCCAGGACCTGGGCGTGGACACCTTCGTGATCGTGGCCGACTACCAGGTGCTCACCGACCGCGACGTGGCCGACCGCCTCGGCGAGCACGTCGAGGAACTCGTCCTCGACTACCTGGCCGCCGGCATCGACCCCGAACGCTCCACGGTCTTCGCGCACAGCGTGCTGCCCGCCCTCAACCAGCTCCTGCTGCCCTTCCTCTCCCTGGTGTCGGTGGCGGAACTGCGCCGCAACCCCACCGTCAAGGACGAGATCGCGCACTCCCGGCAGGCCTCGGTCAGCGGGCTGATGTTCACCTACCCGGTGCACCAGGCCGCCGACATCCTCTTCTGCAAGGCCGGGGTGGTGCCCGTGGGCCAGGACCAGCTCCCGCACCTGGAGGTCACCCGCACCATCGCCCGCCGATTCAACGAGCGTTACGGGGCGAACGGGCCGGTCTTCCCCGAACCCGAAGCCCTCCTGTCCGCCGCACCGCTGCTGCTCGGCACCGACGGAACCAAGATGAGCAAGTCCCGGGGCAACGCGATCACCCTGTCGGCCACCGCAGACGAAACGGCCCGCCTCCTCAAGGGCGCCAAGACCGACGCCGTCCGCCGCATCACCTACGACCCGGCCGCCCGCCCCGAGGTCTCCAGCCTCGTGCTGCTCGCCGCGCTGTGCCAGGACCGCGACCCGCAGACGCTCGCGGAGGAGATCGGCGACGGCGGCGCGGCCCAGCTGAAGAAGGTCGCCACCGAGGCCGTCAACGAACACCTCGCCCCCCTGCGGACGCGCCGTACGCAGCTCGCGGCCGACCGCGGCCACGTACGCGAGGTCCTGCGGCGCGGCAACGAGCGCGCCAACGCCGTCGCCGAGACCACCCTGGCCGAGGTCCGTGCCGCCATGGGGATGGCTTACTGA
- a CDS encoding flavin reductase family protein, which yields MPNAPSGSQDALGDFRETMAHLVSGVAVVTVSSPQGVPGGLLVSSITSYGTDPATVMLAVSRTARTYSLLREAEEFGVHLLASDQTELAGIFAGHQDDKFTGIAWEWDGTVPRVSGSMAYLRCRTVMFTPFADHAIAVGQVAGLKIEGGEPLVYFKRRLGWHLS from the coding sequence ATGCCGAACGCACCGTCCGGCAGCCAGGACGCGCTGGGCGACTTCCGCGAAACGATGGCCCACCTCGTCTCCGGGGTGGCCGTCGTGACCGTGAGCAGCCCACAGGGTGTACCCGGCGGGCTTCTCGTCTCCTCGATCACCTCGTACGGCACGGACCCCGCGACCGTCATGCTGGCGGTCAGCCGCACCGCGCGGACCTACAGCCTGCTGCGAGAGGCCGAAGAGTTCGGAGTGCACCTCCTCGCATCCGACCAGACGGAACTCGCCGGCATCTTCGCCGGCCACCAGGACGACAAGTTCACCGGCATCGCCTGGGAATGGGACGGCACGGTACCCCGGGTCAGCGGCTCCATGGCCTACCTGCGGTGCCGGACCGTGATGTTCACACCCTTCGCCGACCACGCGATCGCCGTCGGCCAGGTAGCCGGACTCAAGATCGAGGGCGGCGAGCCCCTCGTCTACTTCAAACGCCGCCTGGGCTGGCACCTGTCCTGA
- a CDS encoding GntR family transcriptional regulator — translation MPVEPAFSPVAPDGAQPPYVLAKQALAHAIAAGALAPEQRLPSERYLCEQLGISRTTLRRTLKELAEDGLVESSERRGWRVKRVGFSHSADSSALDGFGEVNRRLGRAVTARVLARRTRAATSREAEPLQVPTGAALFELRRVRLLDGLPVCVTHDLVPLAVAPAVAGADFTTASLFGLLAAAGHVPVGARYTARAALADAEQKRLLDLSGPSPVLNTRRLSLDSAGLPCAYSRETYRADRYEVRLTLG, via the coding sequence ATGCCCGTAGAGCCCGCATTCAGCCCCGTGGCCCCCGATGGCGCCCAGCCGCCGTACGTCCTGGCCAAGCAGGCCCTGGCGCACGCCATCGCGGCCGGCGCCCTCGCCCCGGAGCAGCGGCTGCCCTCCGAGCGGTACCTCTGCGAACAGCTCGGCATCAGCCGCACCACCCTGCGCCGCACCCTCAAGGAACTCGCCGAGGACGGCCTGGTCGAATCCTCCGAGCGACGCGGCTGGCGGGTGAAACGGGTCGGCTTCAGTCACTCCGCGGACAGCTCCGCCCTGGACGGCTTCGGCGAGGTGAACCGGCGTCTTGGCCGGGCGGTCACGGCGCGCGTGCTGGCCCGCCGCACCCGGGCAGCCACCTCACGGGAGGCCGAGCCCCTGCAGGTCCCGACTGGCGCCGCACTGTTCGAGCTGCGCCGGGTGCGGCTCCTGGACGGCCTGCCGGTGTGTGTGACGCACGACCTGGTCCCGCTCGCCGTGGCCCCGGCCGTCGCCGGGGCCGACTTCACCACCGCGTCCCTCTTCGGACTGCTGGCCGCCGCCGGTCACGTACCCGTCGGCGCCCGGTACACGGCCCGCGCGGCCCTCGCCGACGCCGAGCAGAAACGGCTCCTCGACCTGAGCGGCCCCTCGCCCGTACTGAACACGCGGCGGCTCTCGCTCGACTCCGCCGGACTGCCGTGCGCCTACAGCCGGGAGACGTACCGGGCCGACCGCTATGAAGTGCGGCTCACCCTCGGCTGA
- a CDS encoding PTS transporter subunit EIIC, with translation MSTTTAAAPPAKKRGAGLMQGMQKVGRSLQLPVAVLPAAAILLRLGQDDVFGKDGLHWGKLADVFATAGNGVFANLPLLFCVGVAIGYAKKADGSTALAALVGFLVYKNVLTAFPVDGSVTELLPKGTPQDPGVLGGILVGLVSAIVWQRFRRTKLVDWLGFFNGRRLVPILMAFIGTCFGVLFGLAWGPVGKALGSFSEWLIGLGAVGSGVYGVFNRGLIPVGMHQFLNTFFQQQVGSFTKLDGSIVHGEIPRFFAGDPTAGQFMSGFFPIMMFGLPAAAIAIAHCARPHRRKAVMGMMISLALTSFITGVTEPIEFTFLFLAPALYAVHAVLTGVSMAVTWGLGVHDGFGFSAGLIDYLLNWKLAVKPWLILPIGACFAAVYYTVFRFIITKFDLQTPGREPDDESDPPSA, from the coding sequence ATGAGTACGACCACGGCTGCTGCCCCGCCCGCGAAGAAGCGGGGTGCCGGGCTGATGCAGGGCATGCAGAAGGTCGGCCGCAGTCTGCAGCTGCCGGTGGCCGTGCTGCCCGCCGCCGCGATCCTGCTGCGGCTCGGCCAGGACGACGTCTTCGGCAAGGACGGCCTGCACTGGGGCAAGCTCGCCGACGTCTTCGCCACCGCCGGCAACGGCGTCTTCGCCAACCTCCCGCTGCTGTTCTGCGTGGGTGTGGCCATCGGCTACGCGAAGAAGGCCGACGGCTCGACCGCGCTCGCGGCCCTGGTCGGCTTCCTCGTCTACAAGAACGTGCTCACGGCCTTCCCCGTCGACGGCTCCGTCACCGAGCTGCTGCCCAAGGGCACGCCGCAGGACCCCGGCGTACTCGGCGGCATCCTCGTCGGCCTGGTCAGCGCGATCGTCTGGCAGCGCTTCCGCCGGACCAAGCTGGTCGACTGGCTCGGCTTCTTCAACGGCCGCCGCCTCGTGCCGATCCTCATGGCCTTCATCGGCACCTGCTTCGGCGTGCTCTTCGGCCTGGCCTGGGGCCCGGTCGGCAAGGCGCTGGGCTCCTTCAGCGAGTGGCTGATCGGCCTCGGCGCGGTGGGTTCCGGGGTCTACGGGGTCTTCAACCGCGGCCTCATACCCGTCGGCATGCACCAGTTCCTCAACACGTTCTTCCAGCAGCAGGTCGGTTCCTTCACCAAGCTCGACGGCTCGATCGTGCACGGCGAGATCCCCCGCTTCTTCGCGGGCGACCCGACCGCGGGCCAGTTCATGTCCGGCTTCTTCCCGATCATGATGTTCGGCCTGCCCGCCGCCGCGATCGCCATCGCCCACTGCGCCAGGCCCCACCGCCGCAAGGCCGTCATGGGCATGATGATCTCGCTCGCGCTCACCTCGTTCATCACGGGCGTCACCGAGCCCATCGAGTTCACCTTCCTCTTCCTGGCCCCCGCGCTGTACGCGGTGCACGCGGTCCTCACCGGGGTGTCGATGGCCGTGACCTGGGGCCTGGGCGTGCACGACGGATTCGGCTTCTCGGCCGGCCTGATCGACTACCTGCTGAACTGGAAGCTCGCGGTCAAACCGTGGCTGATCCTCCCGATCGGCGCGTGCTTCGCCGCCGTCTACTACACGGTGTTCCGCTTCATCATCACCAAGTTCGACCTCCAGACCCCCGGCCGCGAACCGGACGACGAGAGCGACCCGCCGTCGGCCTGA
- a CDS encoding pyridoxamine 5'-phosphate oxidase family protein, with the protein MSATERTTANRYPERVTYERDAVYAILDEALAVHVGFNTDLGPVVIPTLHMRVGDQLLLHGSAFGRFITTAASGAPLCVTATLIDGVILGRASSHHSAAYRSAMIFGTATAIEDEQERADALADVVESVIPGRLSGPHAARRPNVEEARYTACLTMPITEFSMKVREGFARDEPKDDHIESWAGWIPLTTTPGTPVPDTITGDRFPAPHYDPSIHRFRQN; encoded by the coding sequence ATGTCGGCCACAGAGCGTACTACTGCGAATCGGTATCCCGAGCGGGTCACCTACGAACGGGACGCGGTCTACGCGATCCTCGACGAGGCCCTCGCCGTCCATGTCGGCTTCAACACCGACCTCGGCCCGGTGGTCATCCCCACCCTGCACATGCGGGTGGGTGATCAGCTCCTTCTGCACGGCTCCGCGTTCGGCCGGTTCATCACCACCGCCGCGTCCGGCGCGCCACTGTGCGTGACCGCGACCCTGATCGACGGCGTGATCCTGGGCCGGGCCTCCTCCCACCACTCGGCGGCCTACCGCTCCGCCATGATCTTCGGGACCGCCACGGCGATCGAGGACGAGCAGGAACGCGCCGACGCCCTCGCCGACGTCGTGGAGAGCGTCATCCCGGGCCGGCTGTCCGGGCCGCATGCCGCCCGCCGCCCCAACGTCGAGGAAGCCCGGTACACCGCCTGCCTGACCATGCCGATCACGGAATTCTCGATGAAGGTCCGCGAGGGCTTCGCCCGGGACGAACCCAAGGACGACCACATCGAATCCTGGGCGGGCTGGATTCCGCTGACCACCACCCCCGGCACCCCCGTCCCCGACACGATCACCGGCGACCGCTTCCCCGCCCCCCACTACGACCCGTCCATCCACCGCTTCCGCCAGAACTGA
- a CDS encoding RidA family protein, with product MNTPEERLAEAGHILPAIATPVAAYTPALRNGPYVFVSGQLPTIDDKLIHVGEVGAEVTPEQATEAARQCALNALAALKSAVGDLSTVKQVVKVVGYVNGDPSFTSPPAVINGASELFATAFTGAAGIHARSAVGVAMLSQNAPVVIDVQFEV from the coding sequence ATGAACACTCCCGAAGAACGACTGGCCGAAGCCGGTCACATCCTTCCGGCGATCGCGACGCCCGTGGCCGCCTACACCCCTGCCCTGCGCAACGGCCCCTACGTGTTCGTGTCCGGCCAGCTGCCCACGATCGACGACAAGCTGATCCACGTCGGCGAAGTCGGCGCCGAGGTCACCCCCGAGCAGGCCACGGAAGCCGCCCGGCAGTGCGCCCTGAACGCCCTGGCCGCCCTGAAGTCCGCCGTCGGGGACCTCTCCACCGTCAAGCAGGTCGTCAAGGTCGTCGGCTACGTGAACGGCGACCCCTCCTTCACCTCCCCGCCCGCGGTCATCAACGGGGCCAGCGAACTGTTCGCCACGGCGTTCACCGGAGCAGCCGGCATCCACGCGCGCAGCGCCGTCGGAGTCGCCATGCTCTCCCAGAACGCCCCCGTCGTCATCGACGTCCAATTCGAGGTCTGA
- a CDS encoding acyl carrier protein, whose amino-acid sequence MGALPGIDSVAVLPLPIDGPTHHSIAAYYTGAAAPSPDLVRQAVADALPGHFVPGTVLHVPELDHLHRLIAAPVGADTDIFSVGATSFTAVHAASAMSRVLGRAVPAAVIFRHRTPIEIATAIADGCSSLPE is encoded by the coding sequence ATGGGCGCTCTGCCCGGCATCGACAGCGTCGCAGTCCTGCCTCTGCCCATCGACGGCCCCACGCACCACAGCATCGCCGCCTACTACACCGGCGCAGCGGCCCCCTCCCCGGACCTCGTGCGCCAAGCTGTCGCCGACGCCCTGCCGGGCCACTTCGTCCCTGGCACCGTCCTGCACGTGCCTGAGCTGGACCATCTTCACCGGCTCATTGCCGCGCCCGTCGGGGCCGACACCGACATCTTCAGCGTGGGCGCGACATCCTTTACAGCCGTCCACGCTGCCTCCGCCATGTCACGGGTCCTGGGGCGGGCCGTGCCGGCCGCGGTCATCTTCCGGCACCGCACCCCGATCGAAATCGCCACCGCGATCGCCGATGGGTGCAGCTCTCTCCCCGAGTAA
- a CDS encoding GntR family transcriptional regulator: MNPHTQAIPRPHSHLHAPHYRGLADDLVQRIARVEPAATAASLLEVGAIARPYRVPAATAQFVLRAAHTRLRPRALHSPLVLRAAAAPPTAVPGQGPVEPADAPAPARGEGTAHAAAHTAVYRTVAHDLRNRIEHGEIEATLPSRQRLTTEYGVSHHTIRRAVELLAAQAILDPHGAAGTPVRGSARGSGAGQAAQDRQPQVPTPHRVGRTP, encoded by the coding sequence GTGAACCCCCACACCCAGGCGATCCCCCGCCCCCACTCGCACCTTCATGCCCCGCACTACCGGGGCCTGGCGGACGACCTCGTCCAGCGGATCGCGCGGGTCGAACCCGCCGCCACGGCCGCGTCCCTCCTTGAGGTCGGGGCCATCGCCCGCCCCTACCGCGTGCCTGCCGCCACGGCGCAGTTCGTCCTGCGGGCCGCGCACACCCGCCTGCGTCCACGCGCCCTGCACTCCCCCCTCGTGCTCCGAGCGGCCGCCGCCCCACCGACAGCGGTGCCCGGGCAGGGCCCCGTAGAGCCTGCCGACGCCCCCGCGCCGGCGCGCGGGGAAGGGACCGCCCACGCGGCGGCGCACACGGCGGTCTACCGGACGGTCGCGCACGACCTGCGGAACCGCATCGAGCACGGTGAGATCGAAGCGACACTGCCGTCCCGGCAGCGGCTCACCACCGAGTACGGAGTCTCCCACCACACGATCAGGAGGGCTGTCGAACTGCTGGCCGCGCAAGCAATCCTCGATCCGCACGGCGCCGCCGGAACACCGGTGCGCGGGTCCGCCCGCGGGTCCGGCGCGGGCCAGGCGGCCCAGGACCGCCAGCCTCAGGTGCCCACGCCCCACCGAGTAGGGAGAACCCCATGA
- a CDS encoding FUSC family protein translates to MTRGPQWLRHTVRVRAVPVDRALVARGAVGMLLPLALGQAAGRPDLGAAAALGAYGAVADDSSAPWRTRALTLLLPQLGGAIGLALGRLTGGEAWAQILLVALVALVSGLMSTVGRISDMTALVLLLATAMGLGLPTTPPWWQVPLLFLLGGIPLMLLSLADALRHPGRAERRAVVGAVRSVADLLEATEGTWTERRHRVTEAMDAAYDTVIVRRLSAPRPGTTAARLAGRLESLVEVIAAAPAMKAPAEYPDVVRQVAAAVEADAGAASIALPPVPKVPALRALHAAVTALAQPDREAAAGQTSLLPSRPTLRRRLGDALAARIGDPVARRYALRLTACLATAQAVASFSGLPHSGWLVLTVALVVRPGLGTVPARLVTRAVGTIAGVLIGLAVIALCPAGWWRIAATVVLTGLLQAYARRNYALQTLFLTPVMLLLADPLGQAGSTVPQARLLDTVIGCAVAFVVGYLLWPEDSRARVDHRLANAHETIAAYADALEHDRDAGTLHTMRRRIHGDLAAVRNELVRLRTDPRHHHTLRARQDELAYADAAITRLTSLAATSHHGTPPAAQEMTRDLSAELRRRAERLREHRPRRVRSPR, encoded by the coding sequence ATGACCCGCGGCCCGCAGTGGCTGCGGCACACAGTCCGGGTCCGGGCGGTGCCGGTGGACCGCGCCCTGGTGGCACGCGGCGCTGTCGGCATGCTGCTGCCGCTGGCTCTCGGCCAGGCGGCCGGGCGGCCCGACCTGGGAGCGGCGGCCGCTCTCGGCGCCTACGGTGCGGTCGCTGACGATTCATCCGCGCCGTGGCGCACCCGCGCCCTCACCCTGCTGCTCCCGCAGCTCGGCGGCGCGATCGGACTGGCCCTGGGCCGGCTCACCGGAGGCGAGGCGTGGGCGCAGATCCTGCTGGTCGCCCTCGTCGCCCTGGTCTCGGGGCTGATGTCGACGGTGGGCCGGATCAGCGACATGACCGCTCTGGTGCTGCTGCTGGCGACCGCCATGGGGCTCGGGCTGCCCACCACCCCGCCGTGGTGGCAGGTACCCCTGCTGTTCCTTCTCGGCGGGATCCCGCTGATGCTGCTCTCCCTGGCCGACGCGCTGCGCCATCCCGGGCGAGCGGAACGGCGGGCCGTCGTGGGAGCGGTGCGGAGCGTCGCCGACCTTCTCGAGGCTACCGAGGGCACCTGGACCGAGCGCCGTCACAGGGTGACCGAGGCCATGGACGCCGCCTACGACACCGTGATCGTCCGCCGCCTGTCCGCACCCCGGCCGGGCACCACCGCGGCCCGGTTGGCCGGCCGTCTGGAGTCTCTCGTCGAGGTCATCGCCGCGGCCCCGGCCATGAAGGCACCGGCCGAGTATCCGGACGTGGTGCGCCAGGTCGCCGCTGCCGTGGAGGCGGATGCCGGTGCGGCTTCGATCGCTCTTCCGCCCGTCCCGAAGGTACCGGCACTACGCGCCCTGCACGCCGCTGTCACCGCCCTTGCCCAGCCGGACCGGGAGGCGGCCGCCGGGCAGACGTCCCTGCTCCCGTCGCGCCCCACGCTCAGGCGACGCCTGGGCGACGCGCTGGCCGCGCGCATCGGCGACCCGGTGGCCCGGCGCTACGCCCTGCGCCTGACGGCATGCCTGGCAACCGCCCAGGCGGTCGCCTCGTTCAGCGGCCTGCCGCACTCCGGCTGGCTGGTGCTTACCGTCGCCCTCGTGGTGCGGCCCGGTCTCGGCACGGTGCCGGCCCGGCTGGTGACCCGCGCCGTCGGGACCATCGCCGGAGTCCTGATCGGTCTCGCCGTCATCGCGCTCTGCCCCGCGGGATGGTGGCGCATCGCCGCCACCGTCGTCCTGACCGGCCTCCTCCAGGCGTACGCCCGCCGCAACTACGCCCTGCAGACCCTCTTCCTCACCCCGGTCATGCTGCTGCTCGCCGACCCGCTGGGCCAAGCAGGCTCCACCGTCCCCCAAGCACGCCTGCTCGACACCGTGATCGGCTGCGCCGTCGCCTTCGTCGTCGGATATCTGCTGTGGCCCGAGGACAGCCGCGCCAGAGTGGACCACCGGCTGGCGAACGCCCACGAGACCATCGCCGCCTACGCCGACGCGCTGGAACACGACCGTGATGCCGGGACTCTCCACACCATGCGCCGCCGGATCCACGGCGACCTCGCCGCCGTCCGTAACGAACTGGTCCGTCTGCGCACCGACCCGCGCCACCACCACACCCTCCGAGCGCGGCAGGACGAACTCGCGTACGCGGACGCCGCGATCACCCGCCTCACCAGCCTGGCCGCCACGAGTCACCACGGCACTCCGCCAGCGGCCCAGGAGATGACCCGGGACCTGTCCGCGGAGCTGCGCCGACGAGCCGAGCGGCTGCGGGAACACCGGCCCCGCCGGGTGCGCAGCCCGCGCTGA